The nucleotide window CGTGCACGGCGTCGTGCTCGTCGACGATCCCGGAGAAGTAGGAGACGACGAGGGTGCCGCCGTTCTCGACATACCGCTTGAGGTTGCTCCCCGCCGCCTCCGTCATCAGGTACAGCGCGGGGACGACGACAAGGGGATAAGCCGACAAGTCGGCTTCCGGGTGGGCGAAGTCGACCGTGAGGTGGCGGTCGTAGAGGGCTTCGTAGAACGCGTCGGCGCGCTCGCGGGCCTCGTGGTCCTCGCTGGGGCGCCAGGCGAGGCTCTGCGCCCACCAGGAGTGCCAGTCCCACACGACGGCCACGTCGGCGACCGTCCGGCTGTCGCGGATCTGGCTGAGCGAGTCGAGGGACGCGCCCAGCTCGACGACCTCGCGCCAGACCCTCGACTCGGTGCCGGCCTGCGGCAGCATCGCCGAGTGGAACTTCTCGGCGCCGCGCCGGGACTGCCGCCACTGGAAGAACATGGCGCCGTCGGAGCCGCGCGCCACATGGGTGAGGGAGTTGCGGGCCATCTGGCCGGGGGCCTTGGCGGGGTTGCGGGCCTGCCAGTTGACCCCGGACGTGGAGTGTTCGAGCAGCAGCCAGGGGGCGCCGCCGCCGACCGAGCGCGTGATGTCGGCGGCCATCGCGAGGTTCACATGGGTGCGGCGGCCGTCGGTGATCAGGTAGTGGTCGTTGGTGACGATGTCGACCTCGCGGCCCCAGGCCCAGTAGTCGATGGAGTCGCACTGGCTGAGCGCGGTCATGAAGTTCGTCGTGACCGGGATGCCGGGCGCCAGGCGGTGCAGGATGTCCCGCTCCATCACGAAGTTCTCGCGGATGGTCTCGTCGGCGAACCGCTTGTAGTCGAGGGCCTGGCCGGGGTTGCCGACCGTGGGCGCCACGCGCGGCGGGTTGATCTGCGCGAAGTCGGTGTAGCGCTGGCCCCAGAAGGCGGTGCCCCAGGCCTCGTTGACCGCCTCCACGTCGCCGTACGCGCGCTCCAGCCAGCGGCGGAAGTGCGCGGCGCAGGAGTCGCAGTAGCAGGCCGAGACGGGCACCCCGTACTCGTTGTGCACATGCCACATGGCGAGCGCGGGGTGCTCGGCGTAGCGCTCGGCGAGCTTCGTGGTGATGTTCGCGGCGGCGGCCCGGTAGTCGGCGTTGCTGTGGCAGATGGCGCCCCGCGAGCCGAACTCGTAGCGGGTGCCGTCGACAGCGACGGGCAGCGCCTCGGGGTGCTCGCGGTAGAACCAGACGGGCGGTACGACGGTGGGGGTGCCCAGGTCGGCGCGGATGCCGTTCTCGTGCAGCAGGTCGAGCAGGCGGTCCAGCCAGCCGAAGTCGTACGCGCCGCGCGAGGTCTCCAGCAGGGCCCAGGAGAAGATGCCGACGCTCACCATCGTGACGCCGGCCTCGCGCATCAGCCGGACATCCTCGTGCCAGACGGTTTCCGGCCACTGCTCGGGGTTGTAGTCCCCACCGAAGGCGAGCCTGGTGAGGCCCGTGGGGGTGGTCTCCGGCATGGATTTCTCCCGTTTAGTCGATCATTTGGGAACGTTCACACACTGCGGCGGCGGTGCGAGCCCAACATAACCGCACAGCAACAACCATTGACAAGTGTCCGGGATGTTTCTCTACTGTGAACGCTCACAGACGCAGTACCTGTGAACGCTCACAGAAGCATGGCATGGTCTTCGCAGCAGGCGAGGACCCAGGTCAGGGGAGAAAGATCCATGCCCAACATCACCAAGCACCGGCGCTTTGTGGCCACCGCCGTCGCCGTCACGCTCGGCGCCACCGCACTTGCCGCCTGTGGCGGGTCCGACGACGACAGCGAGGCCCAGTCGGGGCCGGCGAGCCTGACGTACTGGACCTGGACGCCGGGCATGGACAAGGTCGTGGACCTGTGGAACAAGGGTCCCGGCAAGGAGCAGCAGATCACCGTCACGGTGAAGAAGCAGGCCTCCGGCGACACGCTCGTGACCAAGATCCTCACGGCGCACAAGGCGGGCAAGGGCCCGGACCTGGTGCAGGCCGAGTACCAGGCGCTGCCGACGCTGGTCAGCAATGACGCGGTCGCCGACATCGCGAAGGAGGCGGGCGACGCGAAGAGCAAGTTCGCCGACGGCGTCTGGCAGCAGACCACGCTGGGCTCGGACGCCGTCTACGCGATCCCGCAGGACATCGGGCCGATGATGTTCTACTACCGCGAGGACCTCTTCAAGAAGTACGACCTGACGGTTCCGAAGACCTGGGACGAGTTCGCCGAGACAGCGCGGAAGCTGAAGAAGGAGGACTCGGACGTCGATCTGACCACCTTCTCCGCGAACGACTCGGGCCTCTTCGCCGGTCTCGCCCAGCAGGCGGGCGCCAAGTGGTGGACCACCGAGGGCCAGAAGTGGAAGGTCGGCATAGACGACGCGGCGACGCAGAAGGTCGCCGACTTCTGGGGCGGCCTCGTCAAGGAGGGCGCCATCGACAACCAGCCGATGTACACCCCGGCCTGGAACAAGGCGCTCAACACCGGCAAGCAGATCGCCTGGGTCAGCGCCGTGTGGGCGCCGGGCACGCTGACCACCGCCGCGCCCGACACCAAGGGCAAGTGGAAGGTGGCGCCGCTGCCGCAGTGGTCGTCGTCCGAGAACACGACCGGCAGCTGGGGCGGCTCCTCGACCGCCGTCACCACGGACTCGAACAACAAGGGTGCCGCCGCGAAGTTCGCCGCCTGGCTGAACACCGACCCGGAGGCGCTGACCGCGCTGGCGAAGGAGGGCGGTATCTACCCGGCCGCCACGACCGCGCAGACCAGTGACGCGTTCACCGAGCCGCCGGCCTTCTTCTCCAACCAGGCCGACTTCTACACCACGGCCTCCGAGATCGCGAAGACCACGGCGCCCTCCGCGTGGGGCCCGAACGTGAACGTCGCGTACACCACCTTCAAGGACGCGTTCGGCGCCGCCGCCAAGAACAAGTCGGACTTCGGTGACGCCCTGACGAAGATGCAGGACGACACGGTCGCCGACATGAAGAAGCAGGGCTTCGAGGTCGCGGAGTGACAAGTGCACGCCGGAGGTCGTACGGGGTCAAGGGGGCCCCGTACGCCCACCCGTCTCCCACCACCACCCTCAAACGAGCGCGAAGCGCCCCCTACTTCTTCCTCCTCCCCGCGACAGTCCTGTTCGCCCTCTTCTTCGCGCTGCCCATCGGCTACGCGGTCTGGCTCAGCCTGCACAAGGTGCAGGTCAACGGCCTGGGCCTCGGATCGGGCGCGCGCCGGGAGGTCTGGGCGGGCTTCGAGAACTACGCCGACGCCCTGACCGACTCCGAACTGCTCGACGGCGCGCTGCGCGTCCTCGGCTACGGCGCGATCGTGGTCCCGGTCATGCTCGGCCTGGCGCTGGTCTTCGCCCTGATGCTGGACAGCGACAAGGTGAAGCTGGCCCCCTTCACCCGGTTGGCGATCTTCCTGCCGTACGCCATCCCTGGCGTCGTGGCGGCCCTGCTCTGGGGCTTCCTCTACCTCCCGGACGTCAGCCCCTTCTACTTCGTGCTGGAGAAGCTGGGGCTCCCGCAGCCGGACCTGCTGGACGGCGGCGGCCTGTACGCGGCGCTGTCGAACATCGCGGTCTGGGGCGGCACCGGCTTCAACATGATCGTCATCTACACCTCGCTGCAGGCGATCCCCACCGAGGTGTACGAGGCGGCCAAGCTGGACGGCGCGACGCCGCTAC belongs to Streptomyces graminofaciens and includes:
- a CDS encoding beta-galactosidase, yielding MPETTPTGLTRLAFGGDYNPEQWPETVWHEDVRLMREAGVTMVSVGIFSWALLETSRGAYDFGWLDRLLDLLHENGIRADLGTPTVVPPVWFYREHPEALPVAVDGTRYEFGSRGAICHSNADYRAAAANITTKLAERYAEHPALAMWHVHNEYGVPVSACYCDSCAAHFRRWLERAYGDVEAVNEAWGTAFWGQRYTDFAQINPPRVAPTVGNPGQALDYKRFADETIRENFVMERDILHRLAPGIPVTTNFMTALSQCDSIDYWAWGREVDIVTNDHYLITDGRRTHVNLAMAADITRSVGGGAPWLLLEHSTSGVNWQARNPAKAPGQMARNSLTHVARGSDGAMFFQWRQSRRGAEKFHSAMLPQAGTESRVWREVVELGASLDSLSQIRDSRTVADVAVVWDWHSWWAQSLAWRPSEDHEARERADAFYEALYDRHLTVDFAHPEADLSAYPLVVVPALYLMTEAAGSNLKRYVENGGTLVVSYFSGIVDEHDAVHEGPYPGALRDVLGLTVEEFSPLLGGERVRITGPDGSELTGDVWTEFVVPQGAETVWTYADGLAADRPAVTRHRLGEGSAWYVSTRLDAYGLDALLGWAADDAGIAPRADLPRDIEVVRRAGESGDFLFAINHTALDTKVPLETDGTELLTGERAAGHLAVPAGGVRVVRLDG
- a CDS encoding extracellular solute-binding protein; this encodes MPNITKHRRFVATAVAVTLGATALAACGGSDDDSEAQSGPASLTYWTWTPGMDKVVDLWNKGPGKEQQITVTVKKQASGDTLVTKILTAHKAGKGPDLVQAEYQALPTLVSNDAVADIAKEAGDAKSKFADGVWQQTTLGSDAVYAIPQDIGPMMFYYREDLFKKYDLTVPKTWDEFAETARKLKKEDSDVDLTTFSANDSGLFAGLAQQAGAKWWTTEGQKWKVGIDDAATQKVADFWGGLVKEGAIDNQPMYTPAWNKALNTGKQIAWVSAVWAPGTLTTAAPDTKGKWKVAPLPQWSSSENTTGSWGGSSTAVTTDSNNKGAAAKFAAWLNTDPEALTALAKEGGIYPAATTAQTSDAFTEPPAFFSNQADFYTTASEIAKTTAPSAWGPNVNVAYTTFKDAFGAAAKNKSDFGDALTKMQDDTVADMKKQGFEVAE
- a CDS encoding carbohydrate ABC transporter permease, whose translation is MTSARRRSYGVKGAPYAHPSPTTTLKRARSAPYFFLLPATVLFALFFALPIGYAVWLSLHKVQVNGLGLGSGARREVWAGFENYADALTDSELLDGALRVLGYGAIVVPVMLGLALVFALMLDSDKVKLAPFTRLAIFLPYAIPGVVAALLWGFLYLPDVSPFYFVLEKLGLPQPDLLDGGGLYAALSNIAVWGGTGFNMIVIYTSLQAIPTEVYEAAKLDGATPLQIALRIKIPMVAPSLVLTFFFSIIATLQVFSEPTTLKPLTNSVSTTWSPLMKVYRDAFGEGDIYSAAAGAVIIAVATLVLSFGFLRAANSRNKRDDSQGAVR